A region from the Vicia villosa cultivar HV-30 ecotype Madison, WI linkage group LG3, Vvil1.0, whole genome shotgun sequence genome encodes:
- the LOC131655304 gene encoding probable isoaspartyl peptidase/L-asparaginase 2, protein MVGWAIAVHGGAGVDPNLPPQRQEEAKQLLTHCLNLGVSALRSNASALDVVELVVRQLETDPLFNSGRGSALTANGTVEMEASIMDGTKRRCGAVSGVSTVKNPISLARLVMEKSPHSYLAFSGAEEFARQQGVEVTENEYFITPDNVGMLKLAKEANTILFDYRIPTAGKCAGLESPVKMNGLPISVYAPETVGCVVVDSEGRCAAATSTGGLMNKMSGRIGDSPIIGAGTYACELCGVSCTGEGEAIIRSTLAREVAAVMEYKGYRLQEAVDYVIKHRLDEGFAGLIAVSNKGEVAYGHNCNGMFRGCATENGFMEVGIWD, encoded by the exons ATGGTCGGTTGGGCTATCGCTGTTCACGGCGGCGCTGGCGTGGATCCTAATCTTCCACCGCAGCGTCAAGAGGAAGCCAAACAGCTTCTTACTCATTGTCTTAATCTTGGTGTCTCCGCTCTCCGTTCCAATGCCTCCGCTCTCGACGTTGTTGAACTCGTC GTGAGACAATTGGAGACGGATCCTTTGTTTAATTCTGGCCGTGGATCTGCTCTCACGGCAAACGGAACGGTGGAGATGGAGGCTAGTATCATGGACGGTACCAAGAGAAGATGCGGTGCCGTATCTGGTGTCTCCACCGTGAAAAACCCTATCTCGCTTGCTCGTCTTGTAATGGAGAAATCGCCTCATTCATATCTTGCCTTTTCTGGCGCCGAAGAATTCGCCAGACAACAG GGTGTGGAGGTGACAGAAAATGAATACTTCATCACTCCGGATAATGTTGGCATGCTGAAACTTGCAAAAGAAGCAAATACAATTCTG TTTGACTATCGAATTCCGACCGCTGGAAAATGTGCCGGACTTGAAAGTCCAGTGAAGATGAACGGTCTGCCGATAAGCGTTTATGCGCCGGAGACAGTTGGATGTGTGGTGGTGGATAGTGAAGGAAGATGTGCTGCTGCTACATCAACCGGTGGTTTAATGAACAAAATGAGTGGTCGAATTGGTGACTCGCCAATCATAGGTGCTGGAACATATGCATGTGAATTATGTGGAGTTTCTTGCACCGGTGAAGGTGAAGCTATCATACGCAGTACTCTTGCACGTGAAGTTGCGGCGGTTATGGAGTACAAAGGTTATAGGCTTCAAGAGGCAGTGGATTATGTGATAAAGCATCGTCTTGATGAAGGGTTTGCTGGTCTTATTGCTGTGTCTAATAAGGGTGAAGTGGCTTATGGTCATAATTGTAATGGAATGTTTAGGGGGTGTGCTACTGAAAATGGGTTTATGGAGGTAGGGATATGGGATTAG
- the LOC131657804 gene encoding uncharacterized protein LOC131657804, producing MGDNMAKSFWHNPEVGFSFSNSLGRSGGLITLWNSNKVVVVGSFKGDGYLGNIVEWKNKILYIVNIYSSCLLSKKKEMWKELLDLKEAFKDGEWIMGGDFNATKNSSERKGRTTATNHYEEELFSDFIDKSLLVDVPCKGKKFSWFSGDGKSMSRLDRFIISSSIVVDWGVVGQVIGDRDISNHCPVWLVMDGLDWGPKPFRFNNEWFSSNLFIPFVEKEWKSMKVEGRGDFILKEKLRLLKDKLRRWNKEVFGKIELEMEDGIRDLNIADERLVSDNDASFDVNFALRKEACAKFWRNLKIKENMLLQKSRVKWIKEGDSNSGFFHKVIKQRRRINHLGPLSTPEGLVDSVEDVKKAVFNFFENNFLETEAS from the coding sequence ATGGGGGATAATATGGCGAAGAGCTTTTGGCACAATCCGGAGGTTGGATTTTCTTTCTCTAATTCTTTGGGGAGGTCGGGAGGTTTGATCACTCTTTGGAATAGTaataaggtggtggtggtgggAAGTTTTAAGGGAGATGGGTACTTGGGCAATATAGTGGAGTGGAAGAATAAGATTCTTTACATCGTTAATATTTATTCTTCTTGTTTGTTGAGCAAGAAAAAGGAGATGTGGAAGGAGCTTTTAGATTTGAAAGAAGCATTCAAAGATGGCGAATGGATAATGGGAGGAGATTTTAATGCTACAAAAAATTCTAGTGAAAGGAAGGGGAGAACGACGGCAACAAATCATTACGAAGAGGAGCTTTTTTCGGACTTCATTGATAAAAGCCTTTTAGTGGATGTGCCATGTAAAGGTAAAAAATTCTCTTGGTTTAGCGGTGACGGCAAATCTATGAGTCGCTTAGACCGTTTTATTATTTCTAGTAGCATTGTTGTGGATTGGGGTGTGGTTGGTCAAGTCATAGGTGATAGAGACATATCGAACCATTGTCCGGTTTGGTTAGTTATGGATGGTTTGGATTGGGGACCGAAGCCTTTTAGATTCAATAATGAGTGGTTTTCTTCTAATTTGTTCATTCCTTTTGTGGAGAAAGAATGGAAAAGCATGAAGGTGGAAGGTAGAGGAGATTTTATTTTAAAGGAAAAGCTTCGTTTACTAAAAGACAAACTTAGAAGATGGAACAAAGAAGTTTTTGGGAAGATAGAGTTGGAAATGGAAGATGGAATCCGGGATTTGAATATTGCCGATGAAAGGTTAGTTTCCGATAATGATGCCTCTTTCGATGTTAATTTTGCTTTGAGGAAGGAAGCTTGTGCTAAATTTTGGAGGAATTTgaagataaaagaaaatatgcttcttcaaaaatctAGAGTTAAGTGGATTAAGGAGGGAGATTCAAATAGCGGCTTTTTCCATAAGGTGATAAAACAAAGGAGAAGGATAAATCATTTAGGTCCTCTTTCTACTCCGGAGGGTTTGGTGGACTCGGTTGAAGATGTTAAAAAGGCGGTTTTCAATTTTTTCGAGAACAATTTCCTTGAAACCGAAGCGAGTTGA